GGGCACATCAACAGAAATTGCCTTTTCGTTATGGAATAGAATCTGCACATTTAGTCCATCGATGAGCCACTTTGCCACATCGCCCACCTGTTCATCACTAAGCGCGATTTGCTCATAATTTTCAGTATCCATAAACTGAAATGCACTGCCATCATTGTAGAGAAATTGCATAGTTCGCTCTTGCAAGTTTGGCTCTTCGCATTTATCGCCCGCGTGGAAAGTTTTCTCAATCACCTTGCCATCAAGGAAAGATTTAATTTTAGCACGCACAAACGCCGCGCCTTTGCCGGGCTTTACATGTTGATATTCTGTGATTCTATAAGGGATACCATCGATTTCTATTTTTAGCCCTTTTTTAAGCTCGCTCATTCCAATTGCCATATTTTCGCTCCTTGTGTAAATTAATAGGTAAAATGAAGCGATATTATAGCAAAAAAGGCTTTGCTGTGGCTAAAATACAGAATCTGCGCAAGCCTTACACAAAGCTATGACAGCAATACATAAAAGCAGATTCTATAAAAACCTAAAATACTCCTAGATTTTCCCCGCACTGCCTAGCACGCCCATACGCTCTACAATTACTCTTGTTACAAAATCTTGCGCGGGGACAAAAAATTTGCGCAAATCAAATTGTGTATTATCAGCATTAGCGACCTTGCGCACTTCAGCGATGAATGCTATGCGCAAATCTGTGTCAATATTGACTTTATTAATCCCACCTCTAATAGCCTCTCTTAGAAAATCAAAAGGCACACCCTTGCTGCCTTTTAAATCGCCGCCAGTGGCTAAGAACGCCTCGCGCACATATTCAGGTATCGCGCTTGCACCATGAAGCACAAGCGGAATATTTGTGCGTCTTTTGACCTCCTCTAGGCGCTCAAAGTCCAATTTAGGCTCACCCTTAAATTTAAAAGCCCCATGACTTGTGCCAATGGCAGGGGCTAGATAATCCACTTTTGTAGTTTTTACAAACTCTTCAGCCTCATCAGGATTTATAAGCACAGCATCTTTTTCATCAACAGAGATATTATCCTCAATTCCCATAAGTCGCCCAAGCTCTGCTTCTACGCTCACACCTTTGGCGTGTGCCATTTCTACTACTTCTTTTGTCATGGCTAGATTCTCACTAAATGGGTGATGAGACGCATCAATCATCACAGAGGTAAAGCCCGCATCAACGGCTTTTTTACATGATTCAAAGCTTGTGCCGTGGTCAAGATGCAGCGCTACAGGGATATGCGGATAGCGATTTGACATAATTTTAACCATACCTACAGCCATATCAATGCCCATATATTTAATCGCACCTTCGCTTGCCTGCACGATGATGGGTGAGTTTGCCTCATGTGCTGCGCGGAAAATAGCATTTAGCATTTCAAAATTGACAAAGTTAAATGCCCCTACGCCATAGCCATCTTTGTGGGCTTTAAGTAAGATTTCACTTCCTTGAACAAGCATACTTCCTCCTTAGATTCTAAGATTTACTTTGTGATTGTGATTTTGGCTTTTTCGCGCAAGGCTTGGAGTTTTTGCATCATACCATTTTGCAAATTTTGCATTTTTATGCTCTCTTCGATACCCTTTTTTGCTTCATTGTACGGGATAACTTTAGGCTCACTTTTGCGCTCTAAATAAATGACATGATAGCCAAATGGCGTTTGCACAGGCTCTTTTGTATAAGTGCCGGGCTTTAAATCAAAAGCAGCCTTTGAAAAATCAGGGTGCATAACAGAGCGTTGGAATACGCCCAAATCCCCACCATTTTTTTGCTGCTTTGAGGCTGGGTCTATGGATTTTTCATTGGCTAGCTCGATAAATTTTGCCTCCACTTTGCCCTTACTTGCCTTATCTAATTCTTTAATAATATCCTTAGCCTCTTCTTCAGTTTTTACTAGAATATGGCGCGCTTTGCCCTCTTGGTTGATAAACATGCCCTCATTTTCTTGATAAATTTTGCGCAGTTGAGCGTCATTCATACTAGGCACTTGAATGCCATCGGCTTGCTTTTTTTGCCACATTTCTACAAGCATTTGCTCTTTGATAGCCTCCAAGGCTTGAGTGTATTCTTTAGAAGTATCAAGCTTATCTTGCTTTGCGGCTTTAATGATGAGCTGGCGCATAAGAAGTTCATTAATCACCATATCTTTTTCTTGGTCGGAGAGCTTGGCATAGTTGAAATTAGGATTTGCTTGTTTAATAATCTCAAAATCTTTATCCGTGACAGCAGGCTTGCCATCGATAGTAGCGTAGGTTTTTGCCTCAAGATTTAGGCATAGAAGTGCGAAAATCGCTCCTAAAAGTAAGGTTTTGCGTGAAAATGTCTGCATAGTATTGCTCCAAAATGTAAGATTAAGCGCGATTGTAGCAGTTAAAGCTAAATGAGAAGTAAAATTATTTTGCTGCTTTTGGCGTATGCGTTTGATGTGTGCGCATTTAATTTGCGCACTTTTATGCGTTTTGTGCGGGTTGGCTCAATGCTTTGGCGCTAGATTCTGTGCGAGTGCGCGCGCTAGGGTAAGGGCAGATTCTATATTTGGCTTTGGCGCGATGTGGGCGTTTATATGTGGAGAGAAGTGTGCAAAAGTGCTTTTGCCTATGGCTAGAGCGATGTATTCTTGCTCCCAAGCAAAGTTTGATATAAAGCTTTTATACGCGCTAGGTGCGGTAAAAATAAGTATGCTTTTGGGTTTTGGCTTTAGATTCTGTGGTAGATTCTGTGGAGTGTTGGTGTAGGCTATGACTTCTTGTAAGGGGATTTGTGCGCTCTTAAGGATAGAATCTAGTTTGGAGATAATCTCTTTTGCGCGCAAGTAAAGGGGCGTGTGGTCTTTAAGTAGAGGGATAATCTCTCTTGCAAAGTCGCCTCCATGCGCACTCTGTCCTATAAAAGCGATATTTGCCTTATGCTTTTGCAGCTCTTTTGCGCTT
This DNA window, taken from Helicobacter jaachi, encodes the following:
- a CDS encoding peptidylprolyl isomerase, which produces MQTFSRKTLLLGAIFALLCLNLEAKTYATIDGKPAVTDKDFEIIKQANPNFNYAKLSDQEKDMVINELLMRQLIIKAAKQDKLDTSKEYTQALEAIKEQMLVEMWQKKQADGIQVPSMNDAQLRKIYQENEGMFINQEGKARHILVKTEEEAKDIIKELDKASKGKVEAKFIELANEKSIDPASKQQKNGGDLGVFQRSVMHPDFSKAAFDLKPGTYTKEPVQTPFGYHVIYLERKSEPKVIPYNEAKKGIEESIKMQNLQNGMMQKLQALREKAKITITK
- the efp gene encoding elongation factor P gives rise to the protein MAIGMSELKKGLKIEIDGIPYRITEYQHVKPGKGAAFVRAKIKSFLDGKVIEKTFHAGDKCEEPNLQERTMQFLYNDGSAFQFMDTENYEQIALSDEQVGDVAKWLIDGLNVQILFHNEKAISVDVPLVVELTITETAPNFKGDTSSGGKKPATLETGAVVQVPFHILEGEKIKVNTETGEYLEKVK
- a CDS encoding uroporphyrinogen-III synthase, whose amino-acid sequence is MADSIESYEILLVGTRETYEHDYSLKCLVSNAITLLPITHTLEGISAFIFTSRYGIASLIKSASPTSPFYNPHLAHWRDIPSFVISPASAKELQKHKANIAFIGQSAHGGDFAREIIPLLKDHTPLYLRAKEIISKLDSILKSAQIPLQEVIAYTNTPQNLPQNLKPKPKSILIFTAPSAYKSFISNFAWEQEYIALAIGKSTFAHFSPHINAHIAPKPNIESALTLARALAQNLAPKH
- a CDS encoding class II fructose-bisphosphate aldolase; this translates as MLVQGSEILLKAHKDGYGVGAFNFVNFEMLNAIFRAAHEANSPIIVQASEGAIKYMGIDMAVGMVKIMSNRYPHIPVALHLDHGTSFESCKKAVDAGFTSVMIDASHHPFSENLAMTKEVVEMAHAKGVSVEAELGRLMGIEDNISVDEKDAVLINPDEAEEFVKTTKVDYLAPAIGTSHGAFKFKGEPKLDFERLEEVKRRTNIPLVLHGASAIPEYVREAFLATGGDLKGSKGVPFDFLREAIRGGINKVNIDTDLRIAFIAEVRKVANADNTQFDLRKFFVPAQDFVTRVIVERMGVLGSAGKI